One Catharus ustulatus isolate bCatUst1 chromosome 2, bCatUst1.pri.v2, whole genome shotgun sequence genomic window carries:
- the ADAMTS1 gene encoding A disintegrin and metalloproteinase with thrombospondin motifs 1, with protein MRSGGRLPALAPVLAALLGLCSAERRALVLPRRLGAPGARERFRLEAFGERLTLELEPDSSFLAPDFTLQYLGGPPPPPEDDLSRCFYSGTVNRDPGSAAALSLCAGLRGAFSLRGRQYLIQPAPGTAHRHGPHLLRLRGAPRAAPAARCAVAEAGAGAEGPEPAEPAETRSRRKKRFVSSPRYVETMLVADQSMAEFHGSGLKHYLLTLLSVAAKLYKHPSIRNSISLVVVKIMVIYEERKGPDISSNAALTLRNFCSWQKQHNPPSDRHAEHYDTAILFTRQDLCGAKTCDTLGMADVGTVCDLNRSCSIIEDDGLQAAFTTAHELGHVFNMPHDDAKQCAGINGMSRDFHMMASMLSNLDRSQPWSPCSAYMITTFLDNGHGECLLDKPHRPIQLPSDLPGTLYDANRQCQFTFGDESKHCPDTASTCTTLWCTGTSGGLLVCQTKHFPWADGTSCGEGKWCMNGKCVNKTEKKHYDTPVHGSWGSWGAWGECSRSCGGGVQYSFRECDNPVPRNGGKYCEGKRVQYRSCNIEDCPDNNGKTFREEQCEKHNEFSKSAFGSGPAVEWTPKFAGVSPKDRCKLVCRAKGTGYFFVLQPKVVDGTPCSPDSTSVCVQGQCVKAGCDRTIGSNKKFDKCGICGGNGSTCKKVSGTLVRAKPGYHDVVTIPAGATNIEVKQRNHRGARHDGSFLAIKAADGSYVLNGDYTLSTLEQDITYKGSVLRYSGSSAALERIRSFSPLKEPLTIQVLTVGDLPQPKIKFTYFVKKPAQPGADKAAGRKKESFNAIKEIISSEWVIEEWGECSKSCGSGWQRRAVECRDPRGRPAADCARELKPSNLRPCADVPCPQWQLGDWSPCSKTCGKGFKKRLLKCVSSDGAVLPQESCEPSKKPKHLIDFCNATDCS; from the exons ATGAGGAGCGGGGGGCGGCTGCCGGCGCTGGCGCCGGTGCTGGCGgcgctgctggggctgtgcagcgCCGAGCGCAGGGCGCTGGTGCTGCCGCGGCGCCTGGGCGCGCCCGGCGCCCGCGAGCGCTTCCGCCTGGAGGCCTTCGGGGAGCGCCTGACGCTGGAGCTGGAGCCCGACAGCAGCTTCCTGGCCCCGGACTTCACCCTGCAGTACCTGGgcgggccgccgccgccgcccgagGACGACCTCTCCCGCTGCTTCTACTCCGGCACGGTGAACCGGGAccccggctcggcggccgcgctcAGCCTGTGCGCGGGGCTGCGCGGCGCCTTCTCGCTGCGGGGCCGCCAGTACCTCATCCAGCCGGCGCCCGGCACCGCGCACCGCCACGGGCCGCACCTCCTGCGCCTCCGCGGCGCCCCgcgggccgcccccgccgcccgctGCGCCGTGGCCGAGGCGGGGGCCGGCGCGGAGGGGCCGGAGCCCGCCGAGCCCGCAG AAACgagaagcaggaggaagaagaggttCGTGTCCAGCCCCCGCTACGTGGAGACCATGCTGGTGGCCGACCAGTCGATGGCCGAGTTCCACGGCAGCGGGCTGAAGCACTACCTGCTGACCCTGCTCTCCGTGGCCGCCAAGCTGTACAAGCACCCCAGCATCCGCAACTCCATCAGCCTGGTGGTGGTGAAGATCATGGTCATTTACGAGGAGCGCAAGGGCCCGGATATCTCCTCCAACGCCGCGCTGACTCTGAGGAACTTCTGCAGctggcagaagcagcacaaCCCGCCCAGCGACCGGCACGCCGAGCACTACGACACGGCCATCCTCTTCACCAGGCAG GACCTGTGCGGTGCCAAGACATGTGATACTCTTGGGATGGCTGATGTGGGAACAGTTTGTGATCTAAACCGCAGTTGCTCTATCATAGAAGACGATGGTTTGCAGGCTGCCTTCACAACAGCCCACGAATTAG GCCACGTGTTTAACATGCCTCATGACGATGCAAAGCAGTGTGCTGGCATCAATGGAATGAGCCGGGATTTCCACATGATGGCATCCATGCTCTCCAACCTGGACCGCAGCCAGCCCTGGTCTCCATGCAGTGCCTACATGATTACAACATTTTTGGATAACGGTCATG GGGAGTGTTTGTTGGACAAACCCCACAGGCCCATCCAGCTCCCTTCAGACCTGCCTGGCACGCTGTATGATGCCAACAGGCAGTGCCAGTTCACGTTTGGAGATGAGTCCAAGCACTGCCCCGACACGGCCAGTACGTGCACGACGCTGTGGTGCACCGGCACCTCGGGAGGGCTGCTCGTGTGCCAAACCAAACACTTCCCCTGGGCAGACGGCACCAGCTGCGGGGAAGGGAAGTGGTGCATGAATGGCAAGTGTGTGAATAAGACTGAGAAGAAGCATTATGAT ACGCCAGTGCATGGGagctggggctcctggggggcGTGGGGTGAGTGCTCCCGGAGCTGCGGCGGGGGAGTGCAGTATTCCTTCAGGGAATGTGACAACCCCGTCCCCAGGAACGGGGGCAAGTACTGCGAAGGGAAGCGGGTGCAGTACAGATCCTGTAACATTGAGGACTGCCCTGACAACAAtg ggaaaACGTTCAGGGAAGAACAGTGTGAAAAGCACAATGAGTTTTCCAAGTCTGCCTTTGGAAGTGGACCTGCAGTGGAGTGGACACCCAAGTTTGCCGGTGTGTCTCCAAAGGACAGATGCAAGCTGGTTTGCAGAGCCAAAGGAACGGGATACTTCTTTGTTCTACAGCCAAAG GTGGTGGATGGCACCCCGTGCAGCCCCGACTCCACGTCTGTGTGCGTGCAGGGCCAGTGCGTCAAGGCCGGCTGCGACCGCACCATCGGCTCCAACAAGAAGTTCGACAAGTGCGGCATCTGTGGGGGCAACGGCTCCACCTGCAAGAAGGTGTCCGGCACCCTCGTGAGAGCCAA GCCCGGCTACCACGACGTGGTCACCATCCCAGCGGGAGCCACCAACATCGAGGTGAAGCAGCGGAACCACCGGGGCGCGAGGCACGACGGCAGCTTCCTGGCCATCAAAGCCGCCGACGGCTCCTACGTCCTCAACGGCGACTACACGCTGTCCACGCTGGAGCAGGACATCACCTACAAGGGCAGCGTGCTGCGCTACAGCGGCTCCTCGGCCGCCCTGGAGCGCATCCGCAGCTTCAGCCCGCTGAAGGAGCCCCTGACCATCCAGGTGCTGACGGTGGGCGACCTGCCCCAGCCCAAGATCAAGTTCACCTACTTCGTCAAGAAGCCGGCGCAGCCCGGCGCCGACAAGGCGGCCGGCAGGAAGAAGGAATCCTTCAACGCCATCAAGGAGATCATCTCCTCGGAGTGGGTGATCGAGGAGTGGGGCGAGTGCTCCAAGTCGTGCGGCTCGGGCTGGCAGCGGCGCGCCGTGGAGTGCCGGGACCCGCGGGGCCGGCCGGCCGCCGACTGCGCCCGCGAGCTGAAGCCCAGCAACCTGCGGCCCTGCGCCGACGTGCCCTGCCCGCAGTGGCAGCTGGGGGACTGGTCTCCCTGCTCCAAGACGTGTGGGAAAGGCTTCAAGAAGAGGTTGTTGAAATGTGTCTCCTCCGACGGCGCCGTGCTGCCCCAAGAAAGCTGTGAGCCCTCCAAGAAACCCAAGCACCTGATAGACTTCTGCAATGCCACGGACTGCAGCTAG